The stretch of DNA GTTGTTCATGTGCGGCCTCCCCGACTACACGCCGGCCGATCTCATCGAGGTGTCGGTCGAGGAGGATCGCGTCTCGATCCGGATGGCCGACTACTTCGCCCGGCCGCTGCGTCTCACCCGCACGGAGGCGATCCCCGTGTACCTGAAGGGACGGGCCCTGCTCGACCTGCTCGACCAGGGCCGGGACGGCTCGACGCTCGCCGAGCTGGCCCCTCTGCGCTCGGCCCTGGACAAGCTCGCCGTGGCCCTCCAGCCCCAGGACGGCGGCTTGTCCGAGCTCTCCGATCGCATCCAGGTCGCCCTGGAGTCGGGGGAGGCCCGATGGCTTCCCCTCCTCAGGGAGGCCGTGACCGAGAGGCGCCGGGTGGACATGGAGTACTACACCTACTCCCGCGACAGCCTCACCCGACGCCAGGTGGACCCGTACCTGGTGTTCTCCTCGCTCGGACACTGGTACGCGTCCGGGTGGTGCCACCTGGCCGTGGACCGCAGAATCTTCCGTCTGGACCGCATCAAGAGCCTCGAGCTCACCGACGAGACCTTCGAGCTCCCCCCGGACGCGGCCGACGACCTGCCTCCGCCCCTCGTATACGCGCCCGGCCCCGACGACACCGAGGTCGTGCTGCGCGTCTCGGGTACCGTCGGCGCCTGGCTAGCCGAGCCGGG from Actinomycetota bacterium encodes:
- a CDS encoding WYL domain-containing protein; this translates as MERILLLVPFCVANPYVSIEELARRFGVDQQEIRDDLELLFMCGLPDYTPADLIEVSVEEDRVSIRMADYFARPLRLTRTEAIPVYLKGRALLDLLDQGRDGSTLAELAPLRSALDKLAVALQPQDGGLSELSDRIQVALESGEARWLPLLREAVTERRRVDMEYYTYSRDSLTRRQVDPYLVFSSLGHWYASGWCHLAVDRRIFRLDRIKSLELTDETFELPPDAADDLPPPLVYAPGPDDTEVVLRVSGTVGAWLAEPGLLAVESVRELRGGRREIRFRTSDYEWLEKLLLRFGPHVDVVQPAELRERVRHSAERILALYARKGRKK